One region of Carassius gibelio isolate Cgi1373 ecotype wild population from Czech Republic chromosome A1, carGib1.2-hapl.c, whole genome shotgun sequence genomic DNA includes:
- the LOC128015891 gene encoding fibroblast growth factor 8b-like has translation MRLKSSRLRYILLQFITLCFYTQMTMQSISLPNFKHHVTEQSRLSDRMSRRLTRTYQLYSRTSGKHVQVLGNKRVNANGEDGDIHAKLVVETDTFGSRVRIRGAKTAYYICMNKRGKLIGRRKGRGRDCIFTEIVLENNYTALQNAKYKGWYMAFTRKGRPRKATQTRQHQRETHFMKRLPRGHLLTEQKTFDLIPYPSNKRTKHHQRTRVN, from the exons ATGAGGCTGAAATCATCGAGGTTACGCTACAT ATTACTTCAATTTATCACCCTGTGTTTTTACACCCAA ATGACGATGCAGTCCATCTCTTTACCCAATTTTAAGCACCATGTAACAGAGCAGAGTCGTCTGTCGGACAGGATGAGTCGGAGACTAACAAGGACTTATCAGCTCTATAGCCGGACTAGTGGTAAACATGTACAAGTCCTGGGCAATAAGAGAGTAAACGCCAACGGCGAGGATGGAGATATTCATG CTAAACTCGTTGTGGAAACCGACACATTTGGAAGCCGGGTTCGAATCAGAGGAGCAAAAACAGCCTACTACATTTGCATGAACAAGAGAGGCAAGCTTATTGGACGG aggaaGGGCCGTGGCAGGGACTGTATATTCACCGAGATTGTTCTGGAAAATAACTACACGGCTTTGCAGAACGCTAAGTACAAAGGCTGGTACATGGCCTTCACACGCAAGGGTCGACCTAGGAAAGCCACGCAGACCCGGCAGCATCAACGAGAGACCCATTTCATGAAACGTCTTCCTCGAGGACACCTGTTGACAGAACAGAAGACTTTTGATTTAATCCCATATCCTTCAAACAAGAGGACTAAGCACCATCAGCGCACACGCGTGAATTGA